The DNA window AGGGAGGATGAAAATCGTAACCGCATCAGGCACCAGGCACTTCACCTGACGTGCTCCCTGCACGTCAATGTCAAGCATCACGTCGTAACCTTCATCGAGCCACTTCTTTACTATGGTGCCGTCAGTCCCGTAGTAGTGGTCGTGAACCCTTGCCCATTCCAGAAATTCGCCCTTTTCTACCTTACGAAAGAATTCCTCTTCGGTAAGAAAGAAATAATGTACCCCGTGAATCTCGCCCGGCCTTGGAGGTCTGGTGGTTGAAGATACGGAGAATTTAAGCCGGGGTATCCTGGCACACACTATCTCCATGAGTGTCGT is part of the Thermodesulforhabdus norvegica genome and encodes:
- the gmk gene encoding guanylate kinase, with translation MRKASLFVISAPSGCGKTTLMEIVCARIPRLKFSVSSTTRPPRPGEIHGVHYFFLTEEEFFRKVEKGEFLEWARVHDHYYGTDGTIVKKWLDEGYDVMLDIDVQGARQVKCLVPDAVTIFILPPSWEELERRLTERRTEPPDAIARRLTTARSEVAEAFWFDYLVVNDDVNRAASTIMAVIESARSRTIKSYGLIYNLMGRNP